One stretch of Candidatus Neomarinimicrobiota bacterium DNA includes these proteins:
- a CDS encoding DUF3078 domain-containing protein: MKTGKISILIIFGMWGLLNGEEISRGVWEKAVIGGVNMTQTGFDNWVAGGESAFAWQINLNFKFVQDLEKTNWSNSGKFAYGATKTGEANMRKSVDEIKLESVLTYKLGTVVNPFAAITGESQFAAGFDYSAEPSTQISAFLDPGYFRESFGVGYDVREGIKTRMGLALKQTVTTDYAFPYADDVTTVAVETLRNEVGAESVTDISVEVSETSRYTSKLELFTSFKALDETDVNWDNTLTVKVNDYIHMNLNVKVIYDKDLSAKRQIKQAMALGLNYTFI, translated from the coding sequence ATGAAAACAGGAAAAATAAGTATACTGATTATTTTTGGGATGTGGGGACTGCTCAACGGTGAAGAGATATCGAGAGGTGTTTGGGAAAAAGCTGTTATTGGTGGTGTTAACATGACCCAAACCGGGTTTGACAACTGGGTTGCTGGTGGTGAAAGTGCTTTTGCCTGGCAGATCAATTTGAATTTTAAATTCGTACAGGATCTTGAAAAAACCAATTGGTCGAATTCTGGCAAGTTTGCCTATGGCGCGACCAAAACGGGTGAAGCAAACATGCGAAAATCAGTAGATGAAATTAAGCTAGAGAGTGTTTTGACATACAAATTAGGAACCGTTGTTAATCCTTTTGCAGCGATTACAGGTGAATCGCAGTTTGCAGCCGGGTTTGACTATTCGGCAGAACCTTCAACCCAGATCTCAGCTTTTCTGGATCCAGGATATTTCAGGGAGAGCTTTGGTGTTGGCTATGATGTAAGAGAGGGAATCAAAACCCGTATGGGGCTGGCGTTAAAGCAGACCGTAACCACGGATTATGCTTTTCCATACGCAGACGATGTCACGACAGTTGCAGTAGAGACCTTGCGAAATGAAGTTGGAGCTGAATCGGTTACTGACATATCTGTGGAGGTATCGGAAACCTCGAGATACACCTCAAAGCTTGAATTGTTCACCAGCTTTAAAGCTTTGGATGAAACGGATGTAAATTGGGACAACACTCTAACGGTGAAGGTTAATGATTACATTCACATGAATCTGAATGTGAAAGTGATCTACGATAAAGATTTATCTGCCAAGCGTCAGATCAAACAGGCAATGGCACTGGGGTTGAATTACACCTTTATTTGA